Proteins co-encoded in one Bacteroidota bacterium genomic window:
- a CDS encoding YdcF family protein, which yields MQFHKDIFWIRFKTISSWCFKLLGVIAFCLFLLSFSDIPYYAYRNLSMEDVQLKSDPKYIVMLGGSGMPSPDGFIRCYYTAQNALHFSGAKIILAHPGNGADSTKQLKLMAHDLIIRGVDSSRISFEPNGFNTHTQAENICALIGKENLTAPVLLISSPEHMCRALKSFQKQGFVSIGTAPAFDSPLSETQIKNKSKTGKNQVKNSDLRYNLWSYLHYELLVLREYCALAYYKVQGWI from the coding sequence ATGCAGTTTCATAAAGATATCTTTTGGATTCGTTTTAAAACAATTTCAAGCTGGTGTTTTAAGCTGTTGGGTGTAATCGCATTTTGCCTGTTTTTGTTAAGCTTTAGCGATATTCCTTATTACGCTTACCGGAATTTAAGCATGGAAGACGTACAATTAAAAAGCGATCCTAAATATATTGTAATGCTTGGCGGCAGCGGTATGCCCAGTCCTGATGGATTTATTAGATGTTATTATACTGCTCAAAATGCCCTTCATTTTTCAGGCGCAAAAATTATTCTTGCACATCCCGGAAACGGCGCCGATAGTACCAAACAATTGAAACTTATGGCGCATGATTTAATTATTCGAGGAGTTGATTCGTCGCGCATTTCGTTTGAGCCCAATGGCTTCAATACACACACTCAGGCTGAGAACATTTGTGCCCTTATCGGGAAAGAAAACTTAACAGCTCCTGTATTACTAATTAGTTCACCTGAACATATGTGCCGGGCGCTTAAATCATTTCAAAAACAAGGATTTGTTTCCATTGGTACAGCACCGGCTTTCGACTCTCCGCTTAGCGAAACACAAATAAAAAACAAGAGTAAAACAGGTAAAAACCAAGTAAAAAATAGTGACCTGCGCTACAATCTTTGGAGTTACCTGCACTACGAACTCCTTGTATTGCGCGAATATTGCGCCTTAGCATATTACAAGGTTCAAGGTTGGATCTAG